The Planctomicrobium piriforme genome segment CGGCGCCGATTTTGTATTACCCCGATGGTTCCGCAACGGATGGCAAGCTGGTGGTGATGGATCGCAGCCGTCGGTACATCAAGCTGAACGTCCGCGGGTTGACCGGTGCTGTTTACGCCGCGCCGCAGGCCCTGATGTCGGAGAAACTCGGTGAAACGGGCGGCTGATTCCCTGACGCGTCTGCAACGCAACGCCTGTCGGCGCGGGATCTCGCTGTTCGAGGTCGTGCTGGCGCTGGCGATCTTCATTGGCGCGCTCGCGGCCATCAGTCAGGTGCTGCGAGTCGGCAGCCGCGCCTCGATTCGCGCTCAGCTCAATTCTCAGGCGGCCATTCTGGGCGAGCGCCGCATGAGCGAGATCCTGGCCGGCATCGTTCCTCTGGAAACCGTCTCCCGCGCCCGGTTTGACGACTTCCCGGAATGGAACTGGACGCTCAATGTCCTCGACACCGAAACCATCGGGCTGCTTAAACTCGAACTGACAATCGAACGGGCAGGCAACAATCCTGACGCCAACGTGAAGTACATGCTGGTGCGACTTCAGCGCGACCCGCAGGTGTACGCCGATGCCGCCGCCGCGGCGACGGAGGTTGCACAATGAAAAGGGGCAACTCCACACATGCTGGGTTTTCGCTGCTGGAAGTGCTGATTGCACTGGGGCTCAGCGTGCTGCTGGTGTCGTCGGTCTACGCGGCCATCGATCTCTACTACCGCTACAACCTGGCAGGCAGAGCCGAAGTGGCCGGCCAGCAACTAATGCGCGGGCTGACGCGACGCATGAGCGATGACATTGGCTCTGTCGTGATGACGCTGCCGCAAGCGGAGACAACCACGTCCGATCAACAGGCGGCGGACGAATCGTCGTCAGGCAGTTCCAGCAGTGGTCAGGGGAGTGGTAGTTCGTCTGGAAGTGCTTCCAACGGCGGCGGGGGGGGCGCGAGCGCTTTTGGCGGCTCGACAGGTTCGACTTCCAGTTCGTCGAGCTCGACAAGTTCATCAGGGGGCGCTGCCGCATTCGATAACAACAGCGAAGCGGCCAGCGCCACGACCGGCGTCAGCTTTGCCGGATTGGAAGAGTCGGGACCGCCGAAGTTGTTTGGTCTCGTCGGCACCGCAGAACTCCTGCATCTCAGCGTCAGCCAGCCTTCGCGTGATCTCTCTTACGCCACTGTCGGCGGCGAGTCGACTGCGGAGGGGCGATCCAGCGACCTGCAGGTGATCACCTATGGCCTGGCGACCATCGACTCCATCATGCTGGCCCTGATGCAGAAAGACCTCGACGCCGTCCGGCCTGAGAAAGGGTTGGGCCGTCGGTCGCGCGACCTGTTTGCTCTCGACAGCGTGGATGAAACGCTTTCCGGAGTCGATCTATTGGCTCCGGAAGTGACGGAAATGAGTTTTCGCTATTTCGACGGCACGAGTTGGGCGGACGCCTGGGACAGCCAGTCAGTGGGTCTTCTGCCCCGGGCGGTCGAAGTGACTTACGGAGTCTGGAACCCGCCGCGTCGTCAGGTGGGTCGAGTCGATCGGACGCAGGCCGGCACCGTCAGCCGCTTCGTGCATGTCTTCCATCTGCCGTTGTCGGAACCTGCCGTGACGGAGACAGCGCCATGATCGGACGACGACACAGTCACTCTGAACATCCCCGTGCCGCCAGTGCTCTGGTCCTGGTGCTGGTGGTGATTGCGATGCTGTCGCTGGGGGCGTATACGTTCTCGGAATTGATGATTACGGAGTACCATGCGGCAGACGCCTATGGCCGACAGGTGCAGTCTCTCGCCTGGGCACAGTCGGGGGTCGAATATGCCGCGGCCTTACTGACTGAAGATGGCGGTGGCTGGCAGGCCGATCTCTACAACAACCCGACGTTGTTTCACATTCCTATTTCACAAGACGGCGGCTTCACGATTGTTGCTCCCGTCGAAGATGCGACGTCGACCAGTCAAAGCCGGCAGAACAATACCGCCGTCTTGCGGATGGGACTGA includes the following:
- a CDS encoding type IV pilus modification PilV family protein; the encoded protein is MKRAADSLTRLQRNACRRGISLFEVVLALAIFIGALAAISQVLRVGSRASIRAQLNSQAAILGERRMSEILAGIVPLETVSRARFDDFPEWNWTLNVLDTETIGLLKLELTIERAGNNPDANVKYMLVRLQRDPQVYADAAAAATEVAQ
- a CDS encoding type II secretion system protein GspJ, with the protein product MKRGNSTHAGFSLLEVLIALGLSVLLVSSVYAAIDLYYRYNLAGRAEVAGQQLMRGLTRRMSDDIGSVVMTLPQAETTTSDQQAADESSSGSSSSGQGSGSSSGSASNGGGGGASAFGGSTGSTSSSSSSTSSSGGAAAFDNNSEAASATTGVSFAGLEESGPPKLFGLVGTAELLHLSVSQPSRDLSYATVGGESTAEGRSSDLQVITYGLATIDSIMLALMQKDLDAVRPEKGLGRRSRDLFALDSVDETLSGVDLLAPEVTEMSFRYFDGTSWADAWDSQSVGLLPRAVEVTYGVWNPPRRQVGRVDRTQAGTVSRFVHVFHLPLSEPAVTETAP